GCTTACCTTCTTCTGTCATTCCGACGACTCCGAAGGAAACAATTTCCTCATGGTATGTCTGGCCGCTATATACGGCATCATATTCATCACCCTCGAAAGTAGCGGACTTCCCGTCTGAAGAAAGCTTTCCGATCACAAGGCGGTAATTCTTGTCAGGATTACCGTACTCGTAATATTTTCCGCTGTCGACAGCTAACACATACAGGTCCACAACTTCC
This portion of the Bacteroidales bacterium WCE2008 genome encodes:
- a CDS encoding hypothetical protein (partial gene;~manually curated); its protein translation is EVVDLYVLAVDSGKYYEYGNPDKNYRLVIGKLSSDGKSATFEGDEYDAVYSGQTYHEEIVSFGVVGMTEEGKLYSLTSYPHAKLPGSLSKASSGVFRKVGSGVYAKNPSKVHAASVRGYEKSFSFPGKYAVGTQYYRRAK